In Anaerolineae bacterium, one genomic interval encodes:
- a CDS encoding M42 family metallopeptidase, with protein MMIKELSEAIGVSGQEDAVREVILKAIKDHVKDIRIDPLGNVLAVKPGDGTRPEAPRVMVAAHMDEVGFMVLGIDANGAIRVGAVGGFDPRILPGLRVVIGQDRVPAVFNWKPIHMGYDRTTVTLDNLRLDIGATSKEQANGKVNVGDRAAFVTAYREHGRIAVGKAFDDRVGCAVLIELIQGEPLPFDVHVAFTVQEEVGLRGAQVAAQAIKPDVAFVLEGTTAHDLPPVEEDPEAPRTSPVTELGKGPALTLADNSVIVDRRLLNHLRETAEVEGIPYQYKQAAIGGTDAGAIMVANAGVPSAVISVPCRYIHSPAAICNLDDVANAARLLRAALARFTPAVLARAGEME; from the coding sequence ATGATGATCAAAGAGCTTTCCGAGGCGATCGGTGTGTCGGGCCAGGAGGATGCGGTGCGGGAAGTGATCCTGAAAGCGATTAAGGATCACGTGAAGGACATCCGCATCGATCCGCTGGGTAATGTCCTGGCGGTCAAGCCGGGCGATGGTACCCGGCCAGAAGCCCCCCGCGTGATGGTAGCGGCGCATATGGATGAAGTGGGCTTTATGGTGCTGGGCATCGACGCGAACGGGGCCATCCGGGTCGGGGCGGTCGGCGGCTTTGACCCACGCATCCTGCCCGGCCTGCGGGTGGTGATTGGACAGGACAGGGTGCCTGCCGTGTTCAACTGGAAGCCGATCCACATGGGCTATGACCGCACTACGGTGACGCTGGATAACCTGCGGTTAGACATCGGCGCGACATCCAAGGAGCAGGCCAACGGCAAGGTCAATGTCGGCGACCGGGCAGCGTTTGTCACCGCCTATCGCGAGCACGGACGGATCGCCGTGGGCAAGGCGTTTGACGACCGGGTCGGTTGTGCTGTGCTGATCGAATTGATCCAGGGGGAACCGCTGCCGTTTGACGTGCATGTCGCGTTTACGGTACAGGAGGAAGTCGGCCTGCGCGGGGCGCAGGTAGCAGCGCAGGCCATCAAGCCGGATGTCGCCTTTGTTCTGGAAGGCACGACGGCGCATGACCTGCCGCCAGTGGAGGAGGACCCGGAGGCGCCGCGCACCAGTCCGGTCACCGAACTGGGTAAAGGGCCAGCGCTGACGCTGGCCGATAATTCGGTCATCGTGGATCGTCGTTTGCTTAACCACCTGCGGGAGACCGCTGAAGTAGAGGGCATCCCGTATCAGTACAAGCAGGCCGCCATCGGCGGCACGGATGCGGGCGCGATCATGGTCGCTAATGCCGGGGTGCCCAGCGCCGTGATCTCCGTTCCCTGCCGCTACATTCACAGCCCGGCGGCGATATGCAACCTGGACGACGTAGCAAACGCGGCTCGCCTGCTGCGGGCTGCCCTGGCGCGGTTCACGCCTGCGGTGTTGGCGCGGGCGGGTGAAATGGAGTGA
- a CDS encoding M20/M25/M40 family metallo-hydrolase produces the protein MKETIKKLVEAWGPSGFEHQVRALIQAEVADLADEIRTDSLGNLICRMGSGGARVMVAAHMDEIGLILTYRDDKGFFRFSPLGGLIPDSLTGHRVRFENGAIGVIHREGAFRRSETPTLDEFFIDLDDGNGGSAGVQVGDPGALFRPYEERGSRIMAKSMDDRIGCAVAIEAMRRLKAGGDIPNEVYFVFTVQEEVGVRGARPAAFGLEPTLGIALDVTATADTPRSPNRMVVGLGKGAAIKVHDLGLVVPPAVKEMMIRAAESAGIPYQLELLALGSTDASGISLSGSGVPSGCISIPCRYVHTTSETVDLKDVEACVGLLTTILQKPIEL, from the coding sequence ATGAAAGAGACGATCAAGAAACTGGTCGAAGCCTGGGGGCCAAGCGGATTTGAGCATCAGGTGCGCGCCCTGATTCAGGCGGAAGTCGCTGATCTGGCTGATGAGATTCGTACCGATTCCCTGGGCAATCTGATCTGCCGGATGGGCAGCGGCGGGGCGCGGGTGATGGTGGCCGCTCATATGGATGAGATCGGGCTGATCCTGACTTATCGCGATGACAAAGGCTTTTTCCGCTTCAGCCCGCTGGGCGGCCTTATCCCGGATAGCCTGACCGGTCACCGCGTCCGCTTTGAGAACGGTGCAATTGGCGTGATCCACCGCGAAGGGGCTTTCCGCCGTTCGGAGACGCCCACGCTGGATGAGTTCTTCATCGATCTGGACGATGGAAACGGCGGTTCAGCAGGGGTGCAGGTTGGCGATCCGGGGGCGCTCTTCCGCCCCTACGAGGAACGAGGCAGCCGGATCATGGCCAAGAGCATGGATGATCGCATTGGCTGCGCGGTAGCCATTGAGGCGATGCGCCGCCTGAAGGCAGGCGGGGACATCCCCAACGAGGTGTACTTCGTTTTCACCGTGCAGGAAGAAGTGGGTGTGCGCGGGGCGCGTCCGGCGGCCTTCGGCCTGGAGCCTACGCTGGGCATCGCGCTGGATGTGACGGCTACCGCTGACACCCCCCGTTCGCCGAACCGGATGGTGGTCGGGCTGGGCAAGGGCGCAGCGATCAAGGTGCATGATCTTGGTCTGGTTGTGCCGCCAGCGGTCAAGGAGATGATGATCCGGGCGGCAGAGTCGGCGGGTATTCCCTACCAGCTTGAACTGCTGGCCCTGGGGTCGACTGATGCTTCCGGGATCAGCCTGTCAGGTTCTGGCGTGCCCAGCGGCTGCATCAGCATCCCCTGCCGTTACGTGCATACGACGAGCGAGACCGTAGATCTGAAGGATGTGGAAGCCTGTGTCGGGCTTCTGACCACGATTCTACAGAAGCCGATTGAGCTGTAA